Proteins from a genomic interval of Syngnathus typhle isolate RoL2023-S1 ecotype Sweden linkage group LG15, RoL_Styp_1.0, whole genome shotgun sequence:
- the LOC133168628 gene encoding heart- and neural crest derivatives-expressed protein 1-like codes for MNLIGGYQHHHHHHHHLMHEAFPFVQRCHQDAPPYFQSWVLNHGEVPPDFQIQAPYQAGAELTPAAAAAAAAAAAASSSQHEHARLDGLQAGMVKRRASGPKKERRRTESINTAFAELRECIPNVPADTKLSKIKTLRLATSYIAYLMDVLAKDSGETEGFKAEIKKFDNRDLKRKREMNEGPAPDSFGTEKKVKGRTGWPQQVWALELNQ; via the exons ATGAACCTGATCGGGGGCTACCagcaccatcatcatcaccaccaccacctcatgCACGAAGCCTTCCCGTTCGTGCAGCGCTGCCACCAGGACGCACCGCCGTACTTCCAGAGCTGGGTGCTCAACCACGGCGAGGTGCCTCCGGACTTCCAAATCCAGGCGCCTTACCAGGCGGGCGCGGAGCTGACGccggccgcggcggcggcggcggcggcggcggcggcggcctcctCCTCGCAGCACGAGCACGCCCGCCTCGATGGCCTGCAGGCGGGCATGGTCAAGCGGCGGGCTTCCGGGCCCAAGAAGGAGCGCCGGCGGACGGAGAGCATCAACACGGCGTTCGCCGAGCTCCGGGAGTGCATCCCCAACGTGCCCGCCGACACCAAACTGTCCAAAATCAAGACGCTGCGTCTGGCCACCAGCTACATCGCCTACCTGATGGACGTGCTGGCCAAGGACTCCGGAGAGACGGAGGGCTTCAAGGCCGAAATTAAGAAATTCGACAATCGGGATCTGAAAAGGAAAAGAGAGATG AACGAAGGTCCTGCACCGGACTCGTTTGGTACCGAGAAGAAGGTGAAGGGTCGGACCGGATGGCCGCAGCAGGTTTGGGCTCTGGAGCTCAaccaatga